The Natronoglycomyces albus genome has a segment encoding these proteins:
- a CDS encoding beta-N-acetylhexosaminidase, with protein sequence MPATHSASPDRPVSLIPQPQSFTPQPGTFVLNPDTTIVATTPAVTHLAWLLHDQLRRGTGLRLDVRIENDTASHIATNAIVLRLEDSNPEVSTSLNSAESQDAATESYRLRVTENLAELSAAHPAGLARALATLRQLLPAHTLRNAPTHDGDVTIGCAEIVDQPRLRWRGFMMDVARHFHPKEFVMRMIDIAWLHRFNVLHLHLTDDQGWRIEIPSRPKLTEVSSWRTETVQSHALTPEGYDGTPHGGYFTLSDLREIVAFAKERHVSVVPEVNMPGHSRAVLAAYPELGTDEGPLPVLTTFGTSEEVLEPKPEVIEFFGEVFDTLKDIFVAPYVHIGGDEVPTTQWESSPLAQQLMRQEGINNARYVQTWFTRQLTEHLSKRGRIAVGWDEVLAGGAPEDTVVTVWRNAEYVTKAAESGHRVIVATEHYLYLDHYESDQPEEPLRIHGNTPLEKLSDYDPVPLGVDPDLILGTQCQMWSEYLKTGRDVEYSVFPRLCAVADVAWSHMDARKENPILERVESHLERLDALGVNYRPLEGPHPWQQGGTGLKSRRSIDFKAHGADDL encoded by the coding sequence GTGCCAGCCACCCACAGTGCTTCGCCGGATCGACCGGTCAGCCTCATTCCCCAGCCTCAGTCGTTCACCCCACAACCAGGCACCTTTGTCCTCAACCCCGACACCACCATTGTCGCGACGACACCCGCGGTCACCCACCTCGCTTGGCTCCTGCACGACCAGCTGCGGCGCGGAACCGGCCTCCGCCTCGATGTCCGCATCGAGAATGACACGGCCAGCCACATTGCCACGAACGCGATCGTGCTACGCCTCGAAGACTCGAACCCTGAGGTCTCGACCAGCCTCAACAGCGCCGAATCCCAAGACGCCGCGACCGAATCCTACCGGCTGAGGGTCACCGAAAACCTAGCCGAACTCTCCGCTGCCCACCCCGCCGGACTAGCACGCGCCCTAGCCACTCTGCGCCAGCTCCTTCCAGCCCACACATTGCGCAATGCCCCGACCCACGATGGGGACGTGACCATCGGTTGTGCCGAGATTGTCGACCAGCCCCGCCTGCGCTGGCGGGGTTTCATGATGGACGTGGCGCGACATTTCCATCCCAAGGAATTCGTCATGCGCATGATTGACATCGCTTGGCTGCACCGCTTTAACGTCCTGCATCTTCATCTGACCGATGACCAGGGCTGGCGTATTGAAATTCCTTCGCGTCCCAAACTGACCGAGGTGTCCTCATGGCGCACAGAGACCGTGCAATCGCACGCGCTCACGCCCGAGGGTTACGACGGCACCCCGCATGGCGGCTACTTCACCCTAAGCGATCTGCGCGAAATCGTCGCCTTTGCGAAGGAACGGCACGTTTCAGTCGTGCCCGAGGTGAACATGCCCGGCCACTCCCGGGCCGTACTCGCCGCGTATCCCGAATTGGGAACTGATGAAGGGCCGCTGCCGGTACTCACCACCTTCGGCACCTCCGAGGAGGTGCTAGAACCCAAGCCAGAGGTGATCGAGTTCTTCGGCGAGGTCTTCGACACCTTGAAAGACATCTTCGTGGCGCCCTATGTCCACATCGGCGGCGACGAGGTGCCCACCACTCAGTGGGAAAGCAGCCCGCTGGCCCAACAGCTCATGCGCCAAGAGGGCATCAACAACGCCCGCTACGTGCAGACGTGGTTCACGCGGCAGCTCACCGAACACTTGAGCAAGCGCGGGCGTATAGCCGTCGGCTGGGACGAGGTCCTCGCCGGTGGCGCCCCCGAGGACACGGTGGTGACGGTCTGGCGCAACGCCGAATACGTGACGAAGGCAGCCGAATCAGGCCATCGGGTCATCGTCGCCACGGAGCACTACCTCTACCTTGACCACTATGAGAGCGACCAACCAGAAGAGCCGCTGCGCATCCACGGCAACACTCCCTTGGAAAAGCTCAGCGACTATGATCCCGTGCCGCTGGGAGTCGACCCGGACTTGATCCTGGGGACCCAGTGTCAAATGTGGTCGGAGTACCTCAAGACCGGCCGTGACGTGGAGTACTCAGTGTTCCCGCGCCTGTGCGCGGTGGCGGACGTGGCTTGGTCGCACATGGACGCCCGGAAGGAAAACCCGATTCTGGAGCGGGTGGAATCGCACCTGGAACGCCTGGACGCCCTGGGCGTCAACTACCGGCCGCTGGAGGGCCCGCACCCGTGGCAACAGGGTGGAACGGGCCTGAAATCGCGACGCAGCATTGATTTTAAGGCCCACGGAGCCGACGACCTCTAG